In the Flagellimonas sp. HMM57 genome, one interval contains:
- a CDS encoding FMN-binding negative transcriptional regulator has protein sequence MYIPHHYKNENLEEIKDFLTHNSFGLLINQVDGKPWATHIPLELEKDEAGKDILVGHIARGNPQGKSFIDSVEVLCVFNGPHTYISSSWYKDEEVPTWNYIAVHIYGKLTILSEEATMKSLYRLVDKYERTVKNPISLKDMSPKTLRQVKGVIGFKIEISDIQAAYKLSQTREQDHPKITSELMEREDMGSKAIAKKMKEPKL, from the coding sequence ATGTATATCCCACATCACTACAAAAACGAAAATCTTGAAGAAATAAAAGATTTCTTGACCCATAATAGTTTTGGCCTTTTGATTAATCAAGTAGATGGAAAGCCATGGGCGACGCACATACCATTGGAACTAGAGAAAGACGAAGCAGGAAAGGATATTCTTGTCGGTCATATTGCCAGGGGAAACCCACAGGGAAAGTCATTTATAGACTCGGTAGAAGTACTTTGCGTATTCAATGGTCCCCATACCTATATCTCTTCTTCATGGTACAAGGATGAGGAAGTTCCCACTTGGAACTATATTGCGGTCCATATTTACGGAAAGCTTACAATCCTGAGTGAGGAAGCTACCATGAAATCGCTATATAGGCTGGTAGACAAATATGAAAGAACGGTTAAAAACCCCATTTCCCTGAAGGATATGTCGCCAAAAACCTTGAGGCAAGTTAAGGGTGTTATTGGTTTTAAGATTGAAATCTCAGATATTCAAGCTGCGTACAAGCTTTCACAAACCCGCGAACAAGATCATCCAAAAATTACTTCAGAATTGATGGAAAGAGAAGATATGGGCAGTAAGGCAATCGCCAAAAAAATGAAAGAACCAAAACTGTAA
- a CDS encoding S9 family peptidase, producing the protein MKTILQRIVLVLFFGHTVLGQVKSNLELIDIFNMEYVSDPQISPDGNKIIYVRNFKDVMTDKNLSNLWIVNFDGTKNRPLTTGNQNDFYPRWSHDGKKIIFKSNMSDGKMKLYLMWMDTKETVALTNTPKSPGQVSWSKDDKQLAFTMFVPKSEKSIVNMPTKPEGAKWNKPPTYITRLNYRGDGQGYFKGGNTQIFTLSIDGGTPRQWTSTNFDHGAPVWSKNGKNLYFSANFNTEEALEPLNSEIYTLSLADGKVAALTDRYGPDSNPVLSPDGTKLAYTGFDDTYQGYQLTKAYLLDIASGTSKLISDGFDRDIQNITWANSGKGIYFQFDDKGHTKIAYMNLNGNVDEKVKGLGGLSLGRPYNAAAYTVSKNDRFAYTLGSTEHPADLGTYEKNQTKRLTSLNDDLFAFRNLGKVEELWWDSSYDQRKIQGWVVTPPNFDPSKKYPMILEIHGGPFASYGAVYSAEIQAYAAAGYVVLYTNPRGSSGYGEEFGNLIHHDYPNHDYEDLMSGVDAVIKKGYIDESNLFVTGGSGGGVLTAWIVGKTDRFKAAVVAKPVINWQSFVLYADGASFFSKYWFGKKPWEDPESYFKRSPLSYVANVKTPTMLLTGEEDYRTPIAESEQFFAALKLENVESAMVRIPGASHGIANKPSNLIAKIASVLAWFEKYKK; encoded by the coding sequence TTGAAGACTATCCTGCAGCGTATCGTTTTAGTATTGTTTTTTGGCCATACCGTTCTAGGTCAAGTAAAATCCAACTTGGAGCTTATAGACATTTTCAATATGGAATATGTCTCTGACCCACAAATTTCACCTGACGGGAACAAGATTATCTACGTCCGTAATTTTAAGGACGTAATGACCGACAAAAACCTTTCCAATCTTTGGATAGTTAATTTTGATGGTACCAAAAACCGTCCGTTGACTACGGGAAACCAAAACGACTTTTATCCAAGGTGGTCGCATGACGGAAAAAAAATCATTTTCAAATCGAACATGTCGGATGGTAAAATGAAATTATATCTCATGTGGATGGATACCAAGGAAACTGTTGCGCTCACCAATACACCAAAATCCCCAGGACAAGTTTCTTGGTCCAAAGACGATAAGCAACTTGCATTCACCATGTTTGTCCCCAAAAGCGAGAAATCTATTGTAAACATGCCCACAAAACCTGAAGGTGCCAAATGGAACAAACCACCAACATATATTACAAGACTTAACTACCGCGGTGATGGGCAAGGATATTTTAAAGGGGGAAATACGCAGATTTTCACCTTATCCATAGATGGCGGCACACCAAGGCAATGGACCTCTACCAATTTTGACCATGGAGCACCTGTGTGGTCAAAAAATGGCAAAAATCTTTATTTCTCAGCGAATTTTAATACTGAAGAAGCATTAGAACCTCTAAACAGTGAAATCTATACGCTTTCTTTAGCCGATGGGAAAGTAGCTGCACTTACAGATCGTTATGGGCCTGATTCCAATCCGGTCTTATCACCAGATGGTACTAAATTAGCTTACACCGGTTTTGATGATACCTACCAAGGTTACCAATTGACCAAGGCTTATCTACTTGATATCGCCAGTGGAACATCTAAATTGATTTCTGACGGTTTTGATCGTGATATACAAAACATTACTTGGGCCAATAGTGGAAAAGGAATCTATTTTCAGTTTGATGATAAGGGCCATACAAAAATCGCGTACATGAACCTCAACGGAAATGTTGATGAAAAAGTAAAGGGCTTAGGTGGACTTTCATTGGGAAGACCTTACAATGCGGCTGCGTATACCGTTTCAAAAAACGATAGATTCGCATATACGCTAGGAAGTACGGAGCATCCAGCTGATCTGGGAACTTATGAAAAAAATCAAACCAAACGACTTACTTCTTTAAACGATGACCTATTCGCTTTTAGAAACTTGGGCAAGGTAGAAGAGCTTTGGTGGGATTCTTCTTATGACCAACGTAAAATACAAGGTTGGGTCGTTACTCCCCCGAATTTTGACCCTTCAAAAAAGTATCCTATGATCTTGGAAATACATGGTGGACCATTCGCTAGCTATGGTGCGGTTTATTCTGCAGAGATACAAGCGTATGCAGCGGCAGGTTACGTAGTCCTCTATACAAATCCTAGGGGAAGTTCAGGTTATGGAGAAGAGTTTGGAAATTTAATTCACCATGATTACCCCAATCATGACTACGAAGATTTAATGTCGGGCGTAGATGCTGTGATCAAGAAAGGCTATATAGATGAAAGTAATCTTTTTGTTACCGGTGGTAGTGGCGGTGGTGTACTCACTGCATGGATCGTTGGTAAAACTGATCGTTTTAAAGCAGCTGTAGTCGCTAAACCGGTAATCAACTGGCAAAGTTTTGTGCTCTATGCAGATGGAGCCAGTTTCTTTTCTAAATATTGGTTTGGAAAAAAACCTTGGGAGGATCCAGAGAGTTATTTTAAACGATCTCCCCTTTCCTATGTCGCCAACGTAAAAACGCCAACAATGCTATTGACCGGTGAAGAAGATTATCGCACACCAATTGCAGAATCCGAGCAGTTCTTCGCTGCATTGAAATTAGAAAATGTAGAATCTGCCATGGTCCGAATTCCGGGTGCATCCCATGGAATAGCAAATAAACCTAGTAATTTAATTGCTAAAATTGCCAGTGTTCTGGCATGGTTCGAGAAGTATAAAAAATAA
- a CDS encoding 2TM domain-containing protein, protein MKKEVKVGSLRRVLIVSLYITLAIRALNILINIGNGVTWSDELENFGVTYIYAFIITAFNAYYNDFISTKYSWELQGKKRLWYGAIGSIVVTLVGFGLARVLVNVGIYSNSFDDFLANETLENYVSTLIIAICISAILHAFHFYKALQDTRVKKQRIIAGTASARFDALKNQLDPHFLFNSLNVLTSLIEEDPHQAQKFTTSLSKVYRYVLEQKNKDLVTVDEELNFARTYVRLLKMRFEDSIVFNIPDTSSVPDAKIVPLSLQLLLENAVKHNVVTSSKPLHITVKEEGGMLMVTNNLQEKQVVKKSSGVGLQNIQQRYEILTDRQVHIEKTTSDFSVSIPMLTKKGSTVETQESHIAEKRYLKAKEKVDAVKGFYSNLITYCIVIPFLWWLNLKTTSFLWALFPTIGWGFGVLAHGMEAYGYNPLWGKRWEERKIQELMDKEDF, encoded by the coding sequence GTGAAAAAAGAGGTCAAAGTAGGTAGTTTAAGACGTGTTTTAATCGTAAGCCTTTATATTACGTTGGCTATACGCGCACTTAACATACTTATCAATATAGGTAATGGTGTTACGTGGTCCGATGAGCTTGAAAACTTTGGGGTCACTTACATCTATGCATTCATTATAACCGCATTCAATGCTTATTACAATGATTTTATCTCTACAAAATATAGCTGGGAACTGCAGGGTAAAAAGCGTCTTTGGTATGGTGCCATTGGCTCTATAGTCGTTACTTTAGTAGGATTTGGTCTGGCCAGGGTATTGGTAAATGTGGGGATATACAGTAACTCATTTGATGATTTTTTGGCAAATGAGACCTTGGAGAACTACGTTTCCACTTTGATTATCGCAATATGTATCTCCGCCATTTTACATGCCTTTCATTTCTACAAAGCTTTACAGGATACTAGGGTAAAAAAGCAACGGATTATAGCAGGCACGGCCTCTGCCCGTTTTGATGCGCTAAAAAATCAATTGGATCCCCATTTTTTATTCAACAGTCTTAATGTACTTACCAGCCTTATTGAAGAAGATCCGCATCAGGCCCAAAAATTCACGACGTCCCTTTCAAAAGTATACCGCTATGTTTTGGAACAGAAAAACAAGGATTTGGTCACAGTGGACGAAGAATTGAATTTTGCCCGAACCTACGTTAGACTCTTAAAGATGCGGTTTGAGGATAGTATTGTTTTTAATATTCCGGATACATCCAGTGTTCCAGATGCTAAAATAGTGCCCCTATCATTACAACTGTTGTTGGAGAACGCCGTGAAGCATAACGTTGTGACATCATCAAAACCATTGCATATTACCGTTAAAGAAGAGGGCGGAATGCTGATGGTGACCAATAACCTTCAAGAAAAGCAGGTGGTCAAAAAGAGTAGTGGGGTGGGGCTCCAAAATATCCAGCAGCGCTATGAAATTTTAACGGATAGACAGGTCCACATTGAAAAAACAACTTCAGATTTTAGTGTGTCGATCCCAATGCTTACTAAAAAAGGATCAACGGTTGAAACGCAGGAATCCCATATTGCGGAGAAACGTTACCTAAAGGCAAAAGAAAAAGTAGATGCCGTAAAAGGTTTTTATAGCAATCTGATTACGTACTGTATCGTTATTCCATTTTTATGGTGGCTCAACCTAAAAACCACTAGCTTTCTCTGGGCACTGTTTCCAACAATTGGCTGGGGATTTGGGGTGTTGGCACACGGTATGGAAGCTTATGGCTATAATCCACTTTGGGGCAAACGTTGGGAAGAACGTAAGATCCAAGAGCTTATGGACAAGGAGGATTTTTAG
- a CDS encoding DUF4249 domain-containing protein has translation MYKILFSILLIMGASCTDVIEVDVPEGPIRLTIEASLDWEKGTTGNNQTILLSTSTPFFESQQNTAVTGASVKVTNNDSGTEFIFEDENDGRYTTTSFEPIIGNSYTLEVVYQEETYTATETLLPVTDITSVTQSTEDGEDDEALEVNVSFEDPADIENYYFLRFQSRDDLLPELFYIKDEFIDGNEFTVYYEKLEDEDNNIREFLVGDTVDIVFLGISEDYYTYLQLLVDQFEAGGDPFSPTPVALVGNCVNTSNPDNIAYGYFRVTEKVERSYTFE, from the coding sequence ATGTATAAGATATTATTCAGCATTTTATTGATAATGGGCGCATCATGTACCGATGTTATAGAAGTTGATGTCCCAGAAGGCCCTATAAGACTAACTATAGAAGCATCCCTAGATTGGGAAAAAGGAACTACGGGCAATAATCAGACTATTCTTCTAAGTACCTCCACACCGTTTTTTGAAAGTCAGCAAAATACAGCGGTCACTGGGGCCAGTGTTAAAGTAACAAACAATGATAGTGGTACCGAATTTATTTTTGAAGATGAAAATGATGGTAGGTATACCACTACATCTTTTGAACCGATTATTGGAAATTCCTACACATTGGAAGTGGTTTACCAAGAAGAAACCTATACTGCTACTGAAACGCTTCTTCCTGTGACCGATATCACATCCGTAACACAATCTACCGAAGATGGAGAGGATGATGAGGCATTGGAAGTAAATGTATCCTTTGAAGACCCGGCAGATATAGAAAACTATTATTTTTTACGTTTTCAGAGTCGCGACGACTTGCTTCCTGAACTCTTCTACATAAAAGATGAATTTATCGATGGCAATGAGTTCACCGTTTATTATGAAAAGTTAGAGGATGAGGATAATAATATCAGGGAGTTTTTGGTTGGGGATACCGTTGATATCGTTTTTCTGGGAATATCCGAGGATTACTATACCTATTTACAGCTTTTGGTAGACCAGTTTGAAGCCGGCGGAGATCCCTTTAGCCCTACCCCTGTAGCACTTGTTGGTAATTGTGTCAATACCAGTAATCCAGACAATATCGCCTATGGTTATTTTAGGGTCACGGAAAAAGTAGAACGCAGTTATACGTTTGAATAA
- a CDS encoding TonB-dependent receptor has protein sequence MKKRNGSNLLPLLMLIVGFVLSSSLIHAQKKYTISGTVTDEFNGETLFGTSIFLKGTSIGAITNEYGFYSISAPEGSYTLVFSHMGYKEISMEITLNSNQKIDVEVEETSTQLDEVEVTAEETERAIIKKPEMSISKLNIKTVKQMPVVLGEVDVIKSLQILPGVTNNGEGTSGFHVRGGAVDQNLVLLDEAIIYNTSHLLGFFSVFNADAVKDLKLYKGGIPARFGGRVSSVLDVRQKDGNSKNFAMTGGVGVISSRLALEGPMFNDRGSFLVAGRGSYAHLLLKLAGEKNSVSFYDLNLKTNYSINDNNKLYLSGYFGRDVFNFDGSFSSSYGNASGNLRWNHIFNDRLFSNLSLIYSNYDYELGIEDFEFDWISSIRNYNAKYDFKYYLSDAFKLDFGISAIKYEFNPGEIKPTGPNSAINELILDQKLALESGIYIGAEHKLTDNLSAQYGVRYSRFNRLGGQPISEYANDQPILYNPTLRFYQRTDPIGETFFKKSESIETFDNFEPRLSLAYQLNDYSSIKMGYSRAAQYIHLLSNTSAVTPLDVWTPSGKYIKPQLSDQYALGYFRNFNDEMYSLEVETYYKTVDNRIDYVDGSDLIGNNTIETEILNGESRAYGLEFLFRKNEGAFTGWIAYTLSKSEQRTPGGIAGGPGINNGEWYNTPFDRTHDVSITAAYKLNDKWSFGANAIFQTGRPVTYPNGQYEYEGISVASYSDRNADRLPAYHRIDLSATYRPNRRPDKKWKGEWVIGIYNIYNRKNAAAISFGQNLETGANEATRTAIFGMVPSVTYNFKF, from the coding sequence ATGAAGAAAAGAAACGGTAGTAATTTACTACCACTACTAATGCTGATCGTAGGCTTTGTGCTGAGCTCATCTCTCATCCATGCACAAAAAAAATATACGATCAGCGGAACCGTTACCGATGAATTTAACGGAGAAACACTTTTTGGAACCTCCATATTCTTAAAAGGCACATCCATTGGAGCCATAACAAATGAATATGGGTTTTATTCCATTAGCGCACCTGAAGGCTCTTATACCCTGGTATTCTCGCATATGGGATATAAAGAGATCTCCATGGAAATAACATTGAACAGCAATCAAAAAATTGATGTTGAAGTTGAGGAAACCTCAACGCAATTGGATGAAGTTGAGGTCACGGCAGAAGAAACCGAACGTGCAATCATAAAGAAACCGGAAATGAGTATTTCCAAGCTGAACATAAAAACCGTGAAGCAGATGCCGGTAGTTTTGGGAGAAGTAGACGTTATCAAATCATTACAGATTTTACCAGGAGTGACCAATAACGGTGAAGGTACGAGCGGATTTCACGTAAGAGGCGGTGCTGTTGACCAAAACCTGGTATTATTGGACGAAGCTATCATCTATAATACTTCGCACTTATTGGGCTTCTTTTCGGTCTTTAATGCAGATGCCGTAAAAGACTTAAAACTATACAAAGGTGGAATTCCAGCGCGCTTTGGTGGCAGGGTATCTTCTGTATTGGATGTTCGCCAGAAAGATGGGAACAGTAAAAACTTTGCCATGACTGGCGGAGTTGGTGTTATATCCAGCAGACTTGCTTTAGAAGGTCCAATGTTCAACGACAGGGGATCTTTTTTAGTTGCAGGTAGAGGATCTTATGCACACTTGTTACTAAAACTGGCAGGGGAGAAAAACAGTGTCAGTTTTTATGACCTAAACCTCAAAACAAATTATAGCATAAACGACAATAACAAATTGTATCTATCTGGTTATTTTGGTCGTGATGTTTTCAATTTTGACGGCTCTTTCAGCAGTAGTTACGGCAATGCATCGGGCAACCTAAGATGGAACCATATCTTCAATGATAGATTGTTTTCAAATTTATCCCTCATTTATAGTAATTATGACTATGAGCTGGGCATAGAGGATTTTGAGTTTGATTGGATTTCATCCATTAGAAATTATAATGCCAAATACGACTTTAAGTATTATTTAAGCGATGCTTTTAAGCTGGATTTTGGAATCAGCGCCATAAAGTATGAGTTCAATCCAGGGGAAATTAAACCTACTGGGCCAAATTCAGCTATAAATGAACTTATATTGGACCAAAAATTAGCGCTCGAAAGTGGCATCTATATTGGAGCAGAACATAAACTAACGGATAACCTGTCCGCACAATACGGTGTACGGTACAGTAGGTTCAACCGACTTGGTGGCCAACCCATATCGGAATATGCAAATGACCAACCTATCTTATATAACCCAACGTTACGGTTCTACCAGAGAACAGACCCAATTGGTGAAACATTTTTCAAAAAGAGTGAGAGCATCGAAACATTCGACAATTTTGAACCCAGGCTCTCTTTAGCGTATCAGCTCAATGATTACTCTTCCATCAAAATGGGGTATTCAAGGGCGGCACAGTATATCCATCTGCTATCCAATACTTCAGCAGTGACCCCTTTGGACGTGTGGACACCGAGCGGAAAATATATAAAGCCCCAACTCTCCGATCAATATGCGTTGGGCTACTTTAGAAACTTTAACGATGAAATGTATTCTTTAGAAGTGGAAACCTATTACAAAACGGTCGATAACAGAATCGACTATGTGGATGGTTCAGACTTAATAGGGAACAATACTATTGAAACTGAAATTTTAAACGGAGAATCACGAGCTTATGGTCTTGAATTCCTGTTTCGGAAAAATGAGGGAGCTTTTACAGGATGGATTGCCTATACCCTATCTAAATCTGAACAAAGAACCCCAGGTGGTATTGCAGGAGGACCTGGGATAAATAATGGTGAATGGTATAATACCCCTTTTGACAGAACCCATGATGTATCGATTACTGCTGCCTACAAATTGAATGATAAATGGAGTTTTGGGGCAAACGCAATTTTCCAAACGGGAAGACCTGTCACATATCCCAACGGACAATATGAGTATGAAGGTATATCCGTTGCAAGTTACTCTGATCGTAATGCCGATAGATTACCCGCATACCATCGTATAGACCTTTCCGCGACGTATAGGCCCAATAGAAGACCTGATAAAAAATGGAAAGGTGAATGGGTTATTGGCATCTATAATATCTACAATAGGAAAAATGCCGCTGCCATATCATTTGGACAAAATTTGGAAACCGGAGCAAACGAAGCCACCAGAACCGCTATTTTCGGAATGGTCCCATCAGTAACGTACAACTTTAAATTCTAA
- a CDS encoding M48 family metallopeptidase, with translation MQTVVKILISLLIGTLSAQDQYTKGMEKAFDLWKNEKNVEASNLFERIAMAEPDNWLPYYYVAQVNTFSSFGEKDEEKLTEQLDKAKEFLDLAQAISSNNPELLVQEAMINTAWISFDGAKYGMTLSGKNTRLYNQALELAPENPRVILSKAEWDMGSARYFGKDTAPYCSDIEKALELFATFKSETPFYPSWGKKRAEEVLEQCKS, from the coding sequence ATGCAAACGGTAGTAAAAATTTTAATCTCCTTATTGATCGGAACCCTTAGTGCACAAGATCAATATACCAAGGGAATGGAAAAGGCATTTGACTTATGGAAAAACGAAAAAAATGTTGAGGCGTCCAATCTTTTTGAACGTATTGCAATGGCCGAGCCCGATAACTGGCTGCCTTATTACTATGTAGCACAGGTCAATACTTTTTCCTCCTTTGGCGAGAAGGATGAAGAAAAATTGACCGAGCAATTGGACAAGGCAAAAGAGTTCTTGGATTTGGCACAAGCCATTTCTTCCAACAATCCCGAGCTCCTTGTTCAGGAAGCAATGATCAATACAGCGTGGATCTCTTTTGATGGTGCCAAGTATGGCATGACACTTTCGGGAAAGAACACCCGACTCTATAACCAAGCCTTGGAATTGGCGCCCGAAAACCCAAGGGTCATACTTTCCAAAGCAGAATGGGATATGGGTTCTGCTCGCTATTTTGGAAAAGATACCGCACCTTACTGTAGTGATATTGAAAAGGCCTTGGAACTTTTTGCTACCTTTAAATCCGAAACCCCGTTCTACCCAAGTTGGGGAAAGAAAAGAGCCGAAGAGGTTTTAGAACAGTGTAAGAGCTGA
- a CDS encoding PorP/SprF family type IX secretion system membrane protein, whose translation MDLKLLLLSRGTVLFYLRQALFFIIPLFFLCKANAQDGNPYVSYDVPFQNLLKFNRFLINPTFSAVREDKSYVNLFHRNQGSDFNNNNQNYFLSYSGRLNERVGLGLSLYNQQEGVISNLGVMANYSHGIQLGEKSNLSFGVNIPYYVSSFDPERAVTLEEDPLLNDASQNSIISFQPGLNLSFGKFDFGVFAQNLVDYNMQSGESLTSFDEKTFSGHIQFAHEFKNGAGIFEDGRLLPLARARFEGAEEPIFGGGLILDLPKLGWIQGGYDEFYGASAGTGFNLNRRLSFGYNFEKNINSPLSNLGVTHEVSIAFSFIPSQSRNAIASNEGSTEKPIEGTFVADAKNQKKKKKDKLDEQTTLRPTNKEDLAFWEAQVKELKAQQKDNYMVINELIFKMDSLEQHRQRDLEKRFEMVMRMVQRKTNNERPDIEAQAQDIYLAKNVDLDSIEKTLKTNSLANNVKAKKTSATDDTGAFTGGAFKPIEKFINLDGVGKGHYIVANVFKNERYLKSFMAKLKARGLNAKYFKNPDNGLNYVYLAKYEENELAYQAYRSKMKGAYTDEIWIMHVDNPRYSNWADTKFQDNE comes from the coding sequence ATGGATTTAAAATTACTCCTTTTATCCAGAGGTACAGTCTTGTTTTATCTAAGACAGGCCTTATTTTTTATAATACCATTGTTTTTTCTATGCAAAGCAAACGCACAAGATGGAAACCCATATGTTAGCTATGATGTGCCTTTTCAAAACTTGTTGAAATTCAATAGATTTTTGATAAATCCAACGTTTTCAGCTGTTAGAGAGGATAAGTCCTATGTAAACCTGTTTCACAGAAACCAAGGTTCGGATTTTAACAACAATAACCAAAACTATTTCTTGAGTTATAGTGGACGTTTAAATGAACGTGTTGGTCTTGGGTTAAGTTTGTACAACCAACAGGAAGGTGTAATCTCCAATTTGGGTGTTATGGCAAACTATTCCCATGGCATACAATTGGGTGAAAAAAGTAATCTTAGTTTTGGAGTCAATATTCCGTATTACGTGAGTAGTTTTGATCCAGAAAGAGCCGTTACCCTAGAAGAAGACCCTCTTTTAAATGATGCTTCACAAAATTCCATTATATCTTTTCAGCCTGGGCTTAACCTTTCTTTTGGAAAGTTTGATTTTGGGGTATTTGCACAAAACTTGGTCGATTACAATATGCAATCCGGGGAATCCTTGACCAGTTTCGATGAAAAAACTTTTTCTGGACATATTCAGTTTGCGCATGAGTTTAAAAATGGAGCTGGAATTTTTGAAGATGGTAGACTACTGCCTTTAGCGAGAGCCCGTTTTGAAGGGGCCGAAGAACCCATTTTTGGGGGAGGATTAATATTGGACTTACCTAAGTTAGGTTGGATTCAAGGCGGATATGATGAATTTTATGGCGCTTCCGCAGGTACGGGATTTAATCTAAATCGAAGACTTTCATTTGGTTATAATTTTGAAAAAAATATTAATAGTCCTCTAAGTAATCTTGGCGTAACCCATGAAGTTTCCATTGCTTTCTCCTTCATCCCTTCACAGTCAAGAAATGCAATAGCATCCAATGAAGGTTCAACTGAAAAACCTATAGAGGGAACTTTTGTGGCCGATGCTAAGAATCAAAAGAAAAAGAAAAAAGACAAGTTGGATGAACAAACTACCCTACGTCCAACCAATAAGGAGGATTTAGCGTTCTGGGAAGCGCAGGTCAAAGAGCTAAAGGCCCAACAAAAAGACAATTACATGGTGATCAATGAGTTGATTTTTAAAATGGATTCATTGGAACAGCACAGACAGCGGGACTTGGAAAAACGTTTTGAGATGGTCATGCGAATGGTACAACGCAAAACCAATAACGAACGACCAGATATTGAAGCACAGGCCCAAGATATATACTTGGCCAAAAATGTTGATTTGGATTCTATTGAGAAAACTTTAAAAACTAATAGTTTAGCGAATAACGTAAAAGCTAAAAAAACCAGTGCTACTGATGATACCGGTGCTTTTACCGGTGGGGCGTTCAAACCCATTGAGAAATTCATCAACCTTGATGGAGTAGGTAAGGGGCATTATATTGTAGCCAATGTATTCAAGAACGAACGTTATCTAAAGAGCTTTATGGCTAAACTTAAAGCCAGAGGATTGAATGCCAAATACTTTAAAAATCCAGATAATGGCTTAAATTATGTCTACTTGGCGAAATATGAAGAAAATGAACTTGCGTACCAAGCGTATCGTTCAAAGATGAAGGGTGCATATACCGATGAGATATGGATCATGCACGTAGACAATCCCCGCTATTCCAACTGGGCGGACACTAAATTTCAGGATAATGAATAA